The following proteins come from a genomic window of Rhodothermales bacterium:
- the aroC gene encoding chorismate synthase, producing MIRYLTAGESHGEALIGIVEGMPAGVAVSPEAINEHLARRWLGFGRGGRAKIERDSVHIISGVRFGKTMGSPVALRLDNAAYHKDRSNWEFVMAVGGSGDDVDPVTLPRPGHADLVGTQKYRFDDIRPVIERASARETAMRVACCTLARPLLEAVGIEVGSHVTGIGRVRYSTAATYLSRQSELLTNGAGSLNKAADQSDVRMIDPDLSARCIEHIIETKKSGDSLGGSYEVVVTGVPPGLGSYVHWDRRLDGQLAQAVMSIQGQKAVEVGDGIAGSFAPGSEVHDEIVAVSDELRRRTNRAGGIEGGVSNGMPIVVRGYMKPIPTLIKPLNTVDIASGVPQPTRYERSDVTSVPAASTVAEATVALVIANAVLEKYGGDSLAELRARFP from the coding sequence ACCGCCGGTGAATCTCATGGTGAGGCACTCATCGGTATTGTCGAGGGAATGCCTGCGGGGGTAGCCGTTAGTCCCGAAGCCATAAACGAGCATCTGGCACGAAGATGGTTGGGATTCGGACGCGGTGGCCGAGCCAAGATCGAGCGTGATTCCGTTCACATTATTTCTGGTGTACGGTTCGGAAAGACAATGGGCAGCCCGGTTGCACTCCGTCTGGACAATGCTGCCTATCACAAGGATAGGTCGAACTGGGAATTCGTCATGGCCGTCGGTGGTAGTGGCGACGATGTCGATCCTGTAACGCTTCCAAGGCCTGGTCATGCGGATCTAGTTGGTACCCAGAAGTATCGCTTCGATGATATTCGTCCGGTAATCGAACGTGCGAGTGCTCGTGAGACGGCAATGCGTGTTGCCTGTTGTACGCTGGCGAGACCACTTCTCGAAGCGGTCGGTATTGAGGTCGGCAGTCACGTTACCGGAATCGGTCGGGTCCGATACTCGACGGCGGCGACGTATCTCTCCCGGCAATCCGAACTTCTGACCAACGGAGCAGGCAGTCTCAACAAGGCGGCGGACCAGTCTGACGTACGGATGATCGATCCAGATCTGTCGGCCCGTTGCATCGAGCATATCATTGAGACCAAAAAGTCCGGAGACTCGCTGGGCGGCTCCTACGAAGTGGTGGTGACCGGAGTGCCACCAGGTCTGGGATCGTACGTTCACTGGGATCGGCGACTTGACGGTCAGCTCGCGCAGGCGGTCATGTCAATACAGGGTCAGAAGGCGGTTGAGGTTGGTGACGGCATTGCCGGGTCGTTTGCTCCGGGCTCCGAGGTACACGACGAGATCGTCGCTGTCAGCGATGAATTGAGGCGCCGCACGAACAGGGCCGGAGGCATCGAGGGCGGCGTGTCGAACGGAATGCCCATCGTTGTGCGCGGCTACATGAAGCCGATACCCACTCTCATCAAGCCTCTGAACACTGTGGATATCGCGTCTGGCGTGCCGCAGCCAACTCGATACGAGAGAAGTGACGTGACCAGTGTGCCTGCAGCCTCGACGGTCGCCGAAGCGACGGTCGCCCTCGTTATCGCCAACGCTGTTCTGGAGAAATATGGTGGAGACAGTCTTGCCGAACTCAGGGCTCGATTCCCGTGA